Proteins from one Chroococcidiopsis sp. CCMEE 29 genomic window:
- a CDS encoding ABC transporter substrate-binding protein — translation MKNSAARTSGLLATLALLITGCGGTNTGTTTATNTSATLTSTAIPIGIAFAQTSNVALLGQELTAGAKIAEKYFNDKGGINGTPIKLVFQDTGGDEAGAINAFQTLINNDKVVGIVGPTLSQQAFSADPIAERAKVPVLGASTTAKGIPQVGDYVARVSAPVSIVAPNSVKAALKLNPNIKKVAVFYAQNDAFNKSETEIFQQTVKEQGLEVVTVQKFQTTDTDFQTQATNAINLKPDLVIISGLAADGGNLVRQLRELGYKGLIIGGNGLNTSNVLTVCKAFCDGVMIAQAYSPEYSGEINTVFRNAYTNQYNKQPPQFSAQAFSAVQVYVDALKALDQKTKITQMPLAQLRTELNKQMLSGKYATPLGEIGFTPEGEVIQKEFYVAQIKMNPDGNNGKFAFLK, via the coding sequence ATGAAAAACTCTGCTGCTCGTACATCGGGATTACTCGCTACCTTGGCTTTGCTAATTACAGGCTGCGGGGGAACCAATACTGGTACAACTACCGCAACTAACACTTCAGCAACGCTAACATCTACTGCTATCCCCATCGGTATTGCCTTCGCCCAAACCAGCAACGTTGCCTTACTCGGTCAAGAGTTAACCGCTGGAGCCAAAATCGCTGAGAAGTATTTTAACGACAAAGGTGGCATTAATGGCACCCCAATTAAGCTAGTTTTCCAAGATACTGGGGGAGATGAAGCTGGAGCAATCAATGCCTTTCAAACCTTAATTAACAATGATAAAGTTGTTGGCATTGTTGGTCCTACTCTTTCCCAGCAGGCTTTTAGTGCCGATCCCATCGCCGAGCGTGCTAAAGTTCCGGTACTGGGAGCATCCACTACTGCCAAAGGAATTCCCCAAGTTGGTGATTACGTTGCTCGTGTCTCAGCACCGGTTTCCATCGTCGCTCCAAATTCTGTCAAGGCTGCACTCAAGCTTAATCCGAACATTAAAAAAGTTGCTGTTTTTTATGCTCAAAACGATGCTTTCAACAAGTCGGAGACAGAAATTTTTCAGCAAACAGTGAAGGAACAGGGACTTGAGGTAGTAACAGTACAAAAGTTCCAAACAACTGATACAGACTTCCAAACGCAAGCTACCAACGCTATTAACCTAAAACCCGATCTGGTAATTATTTCCGGTTTGGCAGCAGATGGCGGTAATTTAGTGCGGCAACTGCGTGAATTAGGTTATAAAGGCTTAATCATTGGCGGAAACGGTCTCAACACATCGAACGTGTTAACTGTATGTAAGGCGTTTTGCGACGGTGTGATGATCGCTCAAGCTTATAGCCCAGAGTACTCAGGTGAGATCAATACTGTATTTCGCAATGCTTATACTAATCAATACAACAAGCAACCGCCGCAGTTCAGTGCTCAAGCTTTTAGTGCGGTTCAGGTATATGTGGATGCTCTCAAAGCACTGGATCAGAAGACAAAAATCACACAGATGCCGCTGGCACAGTTGCGTACAGAACTTAACAAGCAGATGCTAAGCGGAAAGTATGCAACCCCACTGGGTGAAATCGGCTTCACGCCAGAAGGCGAAGTAATCCAGAAAGAGTTTTATGTTGCCCAAATCAAGATGAATCCTGATGGGAATAATGGTAAATTTGCTTTCTTGAAATAG
- a CDS encoding energy transducer TonB: MSFSSIAVQQREKEAQSLRSFLAWSLIGSLGLHLGVLTLGLSNLWHRSPELEEEPLEIVIVDPPPTPEAVKPQEPQETLPERQTEGGSSRIGSQSNPKANIEVVRPKAAPAPSSPPKAATRPVPQPAPSVAPSPPPPAVTAEKQPAPITPDRTQKLVEDLKREPAPQQKPAPIPQPAPVAVDRPPQKPQPAAPPAQTQPQENANLRNTLGEIRNTTESQATAPQSAAGSGNRTGTATTGNGTSSSGQGSGRSTGQAAGSGSSVATGPGAARQGTPQGEGSGSGDPTGSGSGRLSCRNCSKPKYPEQARKRGVEGSAKIKVDVDDKGNVTNVRVAESSGNRDLDEAAVRAARRWKFDTPNGARQGVSAKVDFELENSERSRRNRERRRKTEAARKKRQAETATQTPERSATPRSAATSPKPSPAAQPAKPAASPSPRQSEAAAPRRQRVPTQSPNRPQQQQATPENQNRLRQSLRRQREQSQPQNRSQQPAAPNSQTKLRESLRRLQQDSQ; encoded by the coding sequence ATGAGCTTTTCCAGCATTGCCGTGCAGCAGCGGGAAAAAGAAGCGCAATCTCTTAGGTCTTTTCTCGCATGGAGTCTCATTGGCTCTCTAGGGCTGCATCTGGGCGTGCTAACTTTAGGTCTTAGCAATCTTTGGCATAGATCGCCTGAACTTGAAGAAGAGCCGCTGGAAATCGTAATCGTCGATCCACCGCCCACTCCTGAAGCAGTGAAACCACAAGAGCCGCAAGAGACTCTACCAGAAAGGCAAACAGAAGGCGGTTCTAGCAGAATTGGTAGTCAGTCAAACCCGAAAGCAAATATAGAAGTAGTACGACCTAAAGCTGCACCAGCACCTTCATCGCCACCAAAGGCTGCTACAAGACCTGTGCCGCAGCCGGCACCTAGTGTCGCTCCTTCCCCACCGCCACCAGCAGTTACGGCTGAAAAACAACCTGCACCTATTACACCTGACCGCACACAGAAACTAGTTGAGGACTTAAAGCGGGAACCAGCGCCCCAGCAAAAACCAGCACCAATTCCTCAGCCTGCTCCCGTTGCTGTCGATCGACCTCCACAAAAGCCCCAGCCAGCAGCACCTCCTGCTCAGACACAACCGCAAGAGAATGCAAATTTAAGAAATACGTTGGGAGAAATCAGAAACACCACGGAAAGTCAAGCAACCGCACCACAAAGTGCTGCTGGTTCAGGAAACAGAACAGGGACCGCTACTACAGGTAACGGCACCTCAAGCTCTGGACAAGGAAGTGGTAGGAGTACTGGTCAAGCAGCAGGAAGCGGCTCTTCAGTTGCGACCGGACCTGGAGCAGCAAGACAAGGAACGCCACAAGGAGAAGGAAGTGGCAGTGGCGACCCCACGGGTTCCGGCTCAGGGCGTCTATCTTGTCGTAACTGTAGTAAACCAAAATATCCAGAGCAGGCTAGAAAGCGAGGAGTTGAAGGCAGCGCCAAAATCAAAGTTGATGTTGATGACAAAGGGAATGTCACCAATGTTCGAGTTGCAGAATCTAGCGGTAATAGGGATTTAGATGAAGCAGCTGTCAGAGCAGCAAGGCGCTGGAAGTTTGATACGCCAAACGGTGCCAGACAAGGGGTTTCAGCCAAAGTTGATTTTGAGCTAGAGAATTCAGAGCGATCGCGTCGCAACCGTGAACGCCGTAGAAAAACAGAAGCAGCTCGTAAAAAACGCCAGGCTGAAACCGCTACCCAGACACCTGAACGTTCTGCCACACCTCGCAGCGCTGCAACAAGTCCGAAACCATCGCCAGCAGCTCAACCTGCCAAGCCTGCTGCAAGTCCATCACCACGTCAATCTGAAGCTGCTGCACCGAGACGACAGCGGGTGCCAACTCAATCTCCCAACCGTCCACAACAACAGCAAGCTACACCCGAAAATCAGAATCGGTTGCGGCAATCTTTACGCCGCCAGCGTGAGCAATCTCAACCACAAAACCGCTCGCAACAACCAGCTGCACCCAATAGTCAGACTAAATTACGCGAATCTCTACGTCGCTTGCAACAAGATTCGCAGTAA
- a CDS encoding MotA/TolQ/ExbB proton channel family protein, with translation MGISYLFAAGGLVMWPLLGFSILAIALIVERLAFWFRVNRRQPRVVREAISLYKHDPAVAFKKLKQNADLPIARIFLAALELDQPNPEEFRLALESEAQAEIPVLKRFNTIFETIIGLSPLLGLLGTVLGLINSFASLRLGDVGGAQTTGVTAGISEALISTATGLIVAIFTLFFANAFRGFYQRQMALIQEYGGQLELLYRRRYEKGDLQYASTR, from the coding sequence ATGGGAATTAGTTATCTGTTTGCAGCGGGTGGTCTGGTCATGTGGCCACTGCTGGGATTTTCCATCTTGGCGATCGCACTGATTGTAGAACGTTTAGCTTTTTGGTTTCGCGTTAATCGACGGCAGCCCCGTGTGGTGCGGGAAGCCATCTCTTTGTATAAGCACGATCCGGCAGTTGCATTTAAAAAGCTAAAGCAAAATGCCGATTTGCCAATTGCGCGCATCTTTTTAGCAGCGTTGGAACTCGATCAACCGAATCCAGAAGAATTTCGCTTAGCACTGGAAAGTGAGGCTCAGGCAGAAATCCCGGTGTTGAAGCGGTTTAATACCATATTTGAAACAATCATCGGTCTTTCCCCCTTATTAGGTCTGTTAGGAACAGTTTTGGGGTTGATTAACTCATTTGCCTCACTGCGATTAGGTGACGTAGGAGGTGCTCAGACTACTGGCGTTACAGCTGGGATTAGTGAGGCGTTGATTTCCACCGCTACAGGGTTAATTGTTGCTATCTTTACCCTCTTTTTTGCAAATGCTTTTCGAGGTTTCTATCAGCGGCAGATGGCACTGATTCAAGAGTATGGGGGTCAGCTAGAACTGCTCTACCGCCGTCGTTATGAAAAAGGAGATCTTCAGTATGCGTCTACCCGATGA
- a CDS encoding biopolymer transporter ExbD yields the protein MRLPDEPEIPTAINIVPMIDVIFAILTFFIMSTLFLTRSEGLSVNLPQSQTAKVQPSSPITVTISSQGQIALNRKSIQLEALDGQVQQMIAPNQEALVVVNADKAVSHGQVVAVMDVLRRVPGAKLAIATQRP from the coding sequence ATGCGTCTACCCGATGAGCCGGAAATCCCGACGGCAATTAACATCGTACCGATGATCGATGTGATCTTCGCAATTTTGACCTTTTTCATTATGTCAACGCTGTTTTTAACCCGTTCTGAAGGGTTGTCAGTCAACTTACCTCAGTCACAGACTGCTAAAGTTCAGCCTTCAAGTCCAATTACGGTAACAATTAGCTCCCAGGGACAAATAGCACTAAACCGCAAGTCAATTCAACTGGAAGCATTAGATGGTCAGGTGCAGCAGATGATTGCACCGAATCAGGAAGCACTTGTAGTGGTGAATGCTGATAAAGCTGTGTCTCACGGTCAAGTTGTTGCCGTAATGGATGTATTGCGGCGGGTGCCTGGGGCAAAATTGGCGATCGCCACCCAGAGACCTTAA
- a CDS encoding TVP38/TMEM64 family protein translates to MNRRKKLYSFLLHPNSIASILLCLCLLAGWKLLSQFGANFLEPSNVIQFINQLGFLGKLAYISVLALAIVISPIPGTPITVAAGAIWGPLIAGIYGVVGIFLGSLIAYFLGRTLGRTAVQMLTGKAIYLSKHKGEAYLGWVVFVTHCLPIMPFDLVSYGAGLSRLSFKIYALSTLLGTIPCTFFLTYMGASLIVKLPVGIAIAVVFLTSLLTLAWGVRKHNWLGIKDIIRIE, encoded by the coding sequence ATGAATCGACGCAAAAAGCTGTATTCTTTTCTGCTTCACCCGAACAGCATTGCCTCAATTCTTCTATGCTTATGCTTGTTAGCTGGCTGGAAATTACTATCTCAATTCGGCGCAAACTTCCTAGAGCCATCTAATGTGATTCAATTTATTAATCAGCTTGGTTTTCTTGGGAAGTTAGCCTATATTAGCGTATTAGCTCTAGCAATTGTGATTAGTCCGATTCCTGGTACTCCAATAACAGTTGCAGCTGGAGCTATTTGGGGACCATTGATCGCTGGAATTTATGGTGTAGTTGGAATTTTTTTAGGTAGTTTAATTGCCTACTTTCTTGGACGCACCTTGGGACGAACGGCAGTTCAAATGTTAACAGGAAAAGCAATTTATCTCTCGAAGCACAAAGGAGAAGCTTATCTGGGTTGGGTTGTGTTCGTTACTCATTGCCTCCCAATTATGCCCTTTGATTTGGTTAGTTATGGTGCAGGGTTATCTAGACTTTCTTTTAAAATTTATGCACTTTCAACTCTTCTAGGAACAATTCCTTGTACATTCTTCTTGACTTATATGGGAGCGAGTTTGATTGTGAAATTGCCTGTTGGCATTGCAATTGCGGTAGTTTTCTTAACCTCTCTTCTCACGCTAGCTTGGGGAGTTCGTAAGCATAACTGGCTAGGTATCAAAGATATAATTCGCATTGAGTAG
- a CDS encoding ATP-dependent helicase, translating into MPETNFTDQLPSQALPAEIATESLLTLRATAWQRIRNSLRPGQQQMADWRGGPLAVSAVPGAGKSTGMAAAAALAIARYQLHARRTLVVVTFTRSAAANIKAKIRKYLREELSLPPGGFVVNTLHGLALNIASRYPDLSGLQLDNSTLIAPNQSHRLIRTCVEQWIATHPGRYSRLLEGRQFDGEETERLRRQSVLRTEVLTDLAASAIHEAKSSGLLPASLRELSEQTTDEYSILVIAAGLYEQYQNLMRSRDLIDYDDMILAALRVLENENACRIEQNQVFAVFEDEAQDSTPLQTKLLEILASNPDQPNAPNLIRVGDPNQAINSTFTPADPIYFRRFCEDCNAQGKLATMDRAGRSTRIIIEAANFTLEWVNRAYGGEGREVRGEGVEAQHGSALPFRLQKIRPVDVNDPQPDANPNPVGHGLELYTPRDINHTVELLGERAVSLFAADPTGTRAAILVRENRQGKWLAQALSPVCREHEIILYEVSESDRRSHVPSEILAILQFLDRPHSPDYLKAALEVLVQRQLVPTQDLNALASVPEQFLYPGPLDPPQPEPVLKARYLCRSLLRARMELPQYQLISFLALTLNYDQAELATADKLAERVAKQIAGNSSMTAMLTVLNEIVSSERFEPVETEDLEARYTRSGQLTIITMHKAKGLDWDYVFIPFLHENVIPGSFRVLPQAHFLGDFTLAEVARAQIRAALHEQFLPDVTTAWEQAKQLKTAEEFRLLYVAMTRAKRLLWMSAAQKAPFTWSKPENLDNRLPCPVFPALKRQFPKAVMR; encoded by the coding sequence ATGCCAGAGACTAATTTTACTGACCAACTACCTTCCCAGGCTTTACCTGCTGAAATAGCGACGGAATCACTGTTAACATTGCGGGCAACGGCTTGGCAGCGCATCCGCAATAGTCTTCGACCCGGACAACAGCAAATGGCAGACTGGCGGGGTGGACCATTGGCAGTTTCAGCTGTTCCTGGCGCTGGTAAATCCACTGGCATGGCAGCAGCAGCAGCCTTAGCGATCGCGCGTTATCAACTCCATGCACGGCGAACGCTGGTTGTCGTCACCTTTACTCGCTCAGCTGCTGCCAATATCAAAGCTAAAATTCGCAAATACCTGCGAGAGGAATTGTCTTTACCTCCAGGTGGCTTTGTTGTTAATACTCTCCACGGTTTAGCACTTAATATTGCTTCCCGTTACCCAGATTTATCGGGGTTGCAGCTTGATAATTCTACGTTAATCGCACCAAATCAGAGTCACCGCTTAATCCGTACTTGTGTAGAGCAGTGGATTGCCACCCATCCAGGGCGCTATTCCCGGTTGCTGGAAGGTCGTCAATTTGACGGAGAAGAAACAGAGCGGTTGCGTCGCCAGTCTGTTCTCCGAACAGAAGTGCTGACCGATTTGGCTGCTAGTGCGATCCACGAAGCCAAAAGTTCTGGTCTGTTACCAGCATCGCTGCGAGAGTTAAGCGAACAGACAACCGATGAATATAGCATCTTGGTGATCGCAGCGGGGTTGTATGAGCAATATCAAAATCTCATGCGATCGCGTGACCTAATCGACTACGATGACATGATTCTAGCTGCTCTGCGTGTTCTAGAAAACGAAAATGCCTGCCGGATTGAGCAAAATCAAGTTTTTGCCGTTTTTGAAGATGAAGCCCAAGACTCTACCCCTCTCCAGACAAAACTATTAGAAATTCTTGCCAGCAACCCAGATCAACCGAATGCTCCTAATCTAATCCGCGTTGGTGACCCCAATCAAGCAATTAATTCTACCTTCACCCCAGCCGATCCAATTTATTTCCGTCGTTTCTGCGAAGACTGCAACGCTCAAGGAAAGCTAGCAACGATGGATCGAGCGGGTCGCAGTACCAGAATAATTATCGAAGCTGCGAATTTTACCTTGGAATGGGTGAATCGAGCTTATGGCGGCGAGGGGCGAGAGGTGAGGGGCGAGGGGGTAGAAGCTCAACATGGCTCCGCACTGCCATTCAGGCTTCAGAAAATTCGACCAGTGGATGTAAACGACCCCCAACCAGATGCTAATCCAAATCCAGTTGGGCATGGACTAGAATTATACACTCCGCGCGACATTAACCACACTGTAGAACTACTCGGAGAACGAGCGGTTTCTTTATTTGCCGCAGACCCAACCGGTACCCGTGCGGCTATTTTAGTGCGGGAGAATCGGCAAGGTAAATGGTTGGCACAAGCGCTTTCACCTGTTTGCCGCGAGCATGAAATTATACTTTATGAGGTTTCCGAGAGCGATCGCCGCTCCCATGTTCCCAGTGAAATTCTCGCCATACTGCAATTCCTCGACCGACCCCATTCTCCCGATTACTTGAAAGCTGCCTTAGAGGTCCTGGTGCAGCGCCAACTGGTTCCTACTCAAGACCTGAATGCTCTTGCCAGTGTGCCAGAACAGTTCCTCTACCCTGGTCCTTTAGACCCACCTCAGCCAGAGCCAGTGCTAAAAGCGCGTTACCTATGTCGCAGTTTACTCCGCGCTCGGATGGAATTACCACAGTACCAGCTGATTTCTTTCCTCGCTTTGACTTTAAATTACGACCAGGCGGAGCTGGCAACGGCTGACAAATTGGCAGAACGGGTGGCTAAACAAATAGCTGGAAACAGTTCAATGACGGCAATGCTGACAGTGTTAAACGAAATTGTCAGCTCAGAACGATTTGAACCGGTGGAAACTGAAGACTTAGAAGCTCGTTACACTCGTTCTGGTCAACTTACTATCATTACGATGCATAAAGCTAAAGGGCTAGATTGGGACTACGTTTTTATCCCGTTTTTGCACGAAAACGTGATTCCTGGTAGTTTCCGGGTGCTACCCCAGGCACATTTTCTGGGCGACTTTACTTTAGCAGAAGTTGCCCGCGCTCAAATTCGTGCTGCGCTCCATGAGCAATTTCTACCCGATGTGACAACCGCTTGGGAACAGGCAAAACAGCTAAAGACTGCTGAAGAGTTTCGCTTACTGTATGTGGCTATGACACGAGCTAAACGTCTACTGTGGATGTCTGCTGCCCAAAAAGCGCCGTTTACCTGGAGCAAACCAGAAAACTTAGATAACAGGCTTCCCTGTCCAGTTTTCCCTGCATTGAAGCGCCAATTCCCAAAAGCAGTGATGCGCTAA